Proteins encoded together in one Acidimicrobiales bacterium window:
- a CDS encoding ScpA family protein, which yields MPYEVSTPVFEGPFDLLLHLITRQQVDLYEVSLSAIVDAYLAHVGAMERLDLDVATEFLLIAATLIELKTSRLLPDVRDAELDEELARWEERDLLLARLVECKTFKDAARALDALAGSAELSRPRVAGMEERFLSLVPDVLAGVSPDDLRSALRRALAPKPPPPRVDLGHVAMIKASVRDSVEELSTVLPVTGPTTFRRLTAGIEERIEVIVRFLALLELYKDGLVELDQASNFGELRVTWTGPVASPVAARP from the coding sequence GTGCCCTACGAGGTCTCCACCCCGGTGTTCGAGGGCCCCTTCGACCTCCTCCTGCACCTGATCACCAGGCAGCAGGTCGACCTGTACGAGGTGTCCCTGAGCGCCATCGTGGACGCCTACCTGGCCCACGTGGGCGCCATGGAGCGGCTCGACCTCGACGTGGCGACGGAGTTCCTGCTCATCGCCGCCACCCTCATCGAGCTGAAGACGAGCCGGCTCCTGCCCGACGTCCGCGACGCCGAGCTGGACGAGGAGCTGGCGCGGTGGGAGGAGCGGGACCTGCTGCTGGCCCGCCTGGTGGAGTGCAAGACCTTCAAGGACGCGGCCCGGGCGCTCGACGCCCTGGCCGGTTCCGCCGAGCTGTCGCGGCCGCGCGTGGCGGGCATGGAGGAGCGCTTCTTGTCCCTCGTCCCCGACGTGCTGGCCGGGGTGAGCCCCGACGACCTCCGGTCCGCCCTGCGGCGGGCGCTGGCCCCCAAGCCGCCGCCCCCCCGGGTCGACCTCGGCCACGTGGCCATGATCAAGGCGAGCGTGCGCGACTCGGTCGAGGAGCTGTCCACCGTCCTCCCCGTCACCGGGCCGACCACCTTCCGCCGGCTCACGGCCGGCATCGAGGAGCGCATCGAGGTGATCGTGCGCTTCCTCGCCCTGCTGGAGCTGTACAAGGACGGCCTGGTGGAGCTGGACCAGGCCTCGAACTTCGGCGAGCTGCGGGTGACCTGGACGGGGCCGGTGGCGTCGCCCGTGGCGGCTCGCCCGTGA
- the scpB gene encoding SMC-Scp complex subunit ScpB yields MTTAASRAEDLRAIEAVLMVAAEPVEPPMLAQLLECTPARVDELCAELAAAYEAEGRGFVLVRVAGGYRFQSAPDLAPYIERFVLDGQSARLSAAALETLAIVAYKQPVSRAQLSAIRGVNVDGVVRTLQQRGYVAEVARDPGPGQAVLYGTTASFLEKLGLDSLHDLPPLGEFVPGGDVVEALEQGLRPLE; encoded by the coding sequence GTGACCACCGCAGCGTCGCGGGCCGAGGACCTGCGGGCCATCGAGGCCGTCCTGATGGTGGCCGCCGAGCCGGTCGAGCCCCCGATGCTGGCCCAGCTGCTCGAGTGCACGCCCGCCCGGGTGGACGAGCTGTGCGCCGAGCTGGCCGCCGCCTACGAGGCGGAGGGCCGCGGCTTCGTGCTGGTGCGGGTGGCCGGCGGCTACCGGTTCCAGAGCGCGCCGGACCTGGCCCCCTACATCGAGCGCTTCGTGCTGGACGGCCAGTCGGCCCGGCTGTCCGCCGCCGCCCTGGAGACCCTCGCCATCGTCGCCTACAAGCAGCCCGTGTCGCGCGCCCAGCTGTCGGCCATCCGGGGGGTGAACGTGGACGGCGTCGTGCGCACGCTCCAGCAGCGCGGGTACGTCGCCGAGGTGGCCCGCGACCCGGGCCCGGGCCAGGCCGTCCTGTACGGCACCACGGCGTCGTTCCTGGAGAAGCTGGGCCTCGACTCCCTGCACGACCTGCCGCCCCTCGGCGAGTTCGTCCCCGGAGGTGACGTGGTGGAGGCGCTCGAGCAGGGGCTGCGGCCCCTGGAGTGA